A single window of Vibrio sp. SCSIO 43137 DNA harbors:
- a CDS encoding sulfatase-like hydrolase/transferase, which produces MQKKKNVLIFFTDQQRADTLGVHGNPLDLTPNIDYDAMNGTHCENAFTPQPVCLPARACLQTGKYSSEINCNTNDDVLPHEEMTLAHYFNDAGYNTAYFGKWHLNACNVEPFSEPQGGYQTWCAANILEFISDAYQTVLFDEKGNEVRLPGYRVDATVDRAIKYIDENKDSPFFMMVSLLEPHMQNTRDDYPAPVDYESRYIDAWTPPDLRALGGTSAQHLPGYYGMVKRIDEAYGRIKDVLRSLNILEDTIVLFTSDHGCHFKTRNGEYKRSCHDASLKIPMVWSGAQFNGGGRLPNNISLVDIAPTLLDACDIPVPEYMSGQSILPLVNRTSREFREYAYAEISESHVGRCIRTSRWKYSMRQVDNNQFVDDFLYDLKADPWELNNLIGFQSHQYVTQVLRQKLVKQMVDIGQMEPSVIDAEKVDSKQHTITEKEAWL; this is translated from the coding sequence ATGCAAAAGAAGAAAAATGTGCTGATCTTTTTTACTGACCAACAAAGAGCTGACACCCTAGGTGTGCATGGCAACCCGTTAGACCTTACCCCTAACATTGATTACGACGCTATGAATGGAACTCATTGCGAGAATGCATTTACTCCTCAGCCGGTTTGCCTTCCTGCGAGGGCATGCTTACAAACCGGAAAGTATTCTTCAGAAATTAATTGCAATACAAACGATGACGTACTGCCTCACGAAGAAATGACGTTAGCGCACTATTTCAATGATGCTGGGTATAACACAGCATACTTTGGAAAGTGGCATTTAAATGCATGTAATGTAGAGCCGTTTTCTGAGCCTCAAGGTGGGTATCAAACATGGTGCGCAGCAAACATACTAGAGTTCATCTCAGATGCATACCAAACTGTACTATTCGATGAAAAAGGAAACGAGGTACGCTTACCTGGCTATAGAGTTGATGCAACAGTCGATCGTGCTATTAAATATATTGACGAAAACAAAGATTCTCCATTTTTCATGATGGTATCTTTGTTGGAGCCACATATGCAAAACACAAGAGATGATTACCCTGCCCCAGTAGACTATGAGTCAAGATATATTGATGCATGGACTCCGCCAGATCTGAGGGCGCTAGGAGGAACATCAGCTCAACATTTGCCAGGGTACTACGGCATGGTAAAAAGAATAGACGAAGCTTATGGGCGTATTAAAGATGTATTGAGAAGTCTCAATATCCTAGAGGATACTATTGTCTTGTTCACAAGTGATCATGGGTGTCATTTTAAAACTCGCAACGGAGAATATAAAAGATCATGTCATGACGCATCACTAAAAATACCTATGGTTTGGTCAGGCGCTCAATTCAATGGAGGCGGCCGCTTACCAAATAATATAAGCCTAGTCGACATAGCTCCAACGTTGTTAGACGCATGTGATATCCCTGTGCCAGAATATATGAGTGGCCAATCTATTTTGCCTCTAGTAAACAGGACATCACGTGAGTTTAGAGAGTATGCATACGCTGAAATTAGTGAATCGCATGTAGGGCGCTGTATTAGAACCTCTCGGTGGAAATATAGTATGAGACAAGTGGACAACAATCAATTTGTAGATGACTTCCTTTATGATTTAAAAGCAGATCCATGGGAGCTAAACAATTTAATAGGGTTTCAAAGCCACCAATACGTCACACAAGTATTAAGGCAGAAGTTGGTCAAGCAGATGGTAGATATTGGTCAAATGGAACCTTCAGTTATTGATGCCGAAAAAGTAGACTCGAAACAGCATACCATTACAGAGAAGGAAGCTTGGCTCTAG
- a CDS encoding tripartite tricarboxylate transporter substrate binding protein, with product MKKLIERVIAIISLSLLAFSTMASTEQWPKKPITTVVPWAVGGLADQVNRAMAQFGTDEFGQPIIPTNRLGAGGVVALTEYLREKPNTTKIIYGSEGNFSISPKTNKVAYKWEDFTPIMNIYTSSFVLVANPESGITNFEDLKRYGANNKILFGVNGLNGTEFLIISALLSEMGINYEAVGFNGANEAMNATISGDVILSVTHGSLAKEYVKAKELQAILVFDEKPLKTDVYDLPPVTQFGYDTWIVNRMMMLTRNGTDPKLVEAIRSHFLNILENPEFKKVADNLGVNIDPVDGDALREHVETTIEKVDRFWEIAKK from the coding sequence ATGAAAAAATTAATCGAAAGAGTGATAGCTATCATCTCGCTGTCTTTACTCGCATTTTCAACAATGGCAAGTACAGAACAATGGCCAAAAAAACCGATTACGACGGTAGTTCCGTGGGCGGTAGGTGGTTTGGCAGATCAGGTTAATAGAGCAATGGCTCAGTTTGGTACCGATGAATTTGGACAACCTATTATACCTACAAACAGATTAGGTGCCGGTGGCGTTGTTGCCTTAACTGAATATCTTCGAGAGAAACCAAACACAACTAAAATCATCTATGGGAGTGAAGGAAACTTTTCTATTAGCCCCAAAACCAATAAGGTCGCGTATAAGTGGGAAGATTTTACACCTATTATGAATATCTATACTTCCTCTTTCGTACTTGTCGCAAATCCAGAATCTGGGATCACTAACTTTGAAGATTTAAAGCGTTATGGTGCAAACAACAAAATTCTTTTTGGTGTTAATGGCCTTAACGGTACCGAGTTCCTGATTATTTCTGCGTTACTATCTGAGATGGGAATTAACTATGAAGCCGTAGGGTTCAATGGTGCCAATGAAGCAATGAATGCGACCATTTCAGGAGATGTGATATTGTCTGTAACCCACGGTTCACTTGCAAAGGAGTATGTAAAGGCGAAGGAACTGCAGGCAATTTTAGTCTTTGATGAAAAGCCCCTTAAAACTGATGTTTACGATCTACCTCCTGTTACACAATTTGGGTACGATACTTGGATTGTAAATAGAATGATGATGCTGACCCGTAATGGGACAGACCCTAAGTTGGTTGAAGCGATCAGGTCACATTTTTTAAACATTCTAGAAAATCCAGAATTTAAAAAAGTAGCTGACAATCTTGGAGTGAACATAGATCCGGTAGATGGAGACGCTTTGAGAGAACACGTCGAAACAACGATTGAAAAAGTGGATCGCTTTTGGGAGATAGCCAAGAAGTAA
- a CDS encoding methyl-accepting chemotaxis protein, producing the protein MVSIKKKSTFLLSAVSVLVLSVVLSVSYFFANKYLDDSLAKQIRDSNHTLSVVLSEPVFSYDSSLTNNIITSFIEFPYIYSLKAFDHRGKLIGESPENLGKIDLKYLVKHKLDISWEDGRKVGYLEVNYRLDANDSLLSMLKYMLVLVGLTLLVSLQIVNSAILKKLVITPIQIVADAMSEIAQGGGNLTSRLAIDSNDEVGRLARGFNNFASNLQHLVSEINESTEELIGYAEQTKLRADGNTISTHKQLNDIDEVTSALNEMTSNTYEISNHATRTVDKTKNCSDLANNGNINIRNAISNINDLEKVIYITSETISELKSKSSYINNIMEVIVEIADQTNLLALNAAIEAARAGEHGRGFAVVADEVRALAIRTQDSTKEIEQIVKELQLKSEEASIQMDETHIALENTVKESRNATLSLDGIMNDITKIHKMNERVAIAMEEQNSVVTALSNRMEIINSIATSVNKDTSFVGELSLQVDNASSRIKFGLSKFNF; encoded by the coding sequence ATGGTTTCTATCAAAAAAAAATCAACTTTTTTATTATCTGCAGTGTCAGTGCTAGTATTATCGGTGGTTCTTTCAGTTAGTTATTTTTTTGCTAACAAGTACCTTGATGACTCACTTGCAAAGCAAATAAGGGATTCAAACCACACTTTATCAGTTGTTCTCAGTGAACCAGTTTTTTCATATGACTCCTCACTTACAAATAATATCATTACCTCATTCATTGAGTTTCCATACATATATTCATTAAAAGCATTTGATCATAGAGGAAAGTTAATCGGAGAAAGCCCAGAAAATCTAGGGAAAATTGATTTAAAATACTTAGTGAAACATAAATTAGATATATCTTGGGAAGATGGCAGAAAGGTGGGTTATTTAGAAGTAAACTATAGACTAGATGCAAATGACAGTTTACTTTCTATGTTAAAGTATATGTTGGTTTTAGTTGGACTTACTTTGCTTGTATCCTTACAGATAGTTAACTCAGCTATTCTAAAAAAATTAGTTATTACTCCAATCCAAATTGTAGCTGATGCTATGTCAGAAATAGCTCAGGGAGGAGGAAACTTGACCAGTCGGTTAGCCATAGATAGCAATGATGAAGTGGGAAGGTTAGCTCGTGGCTTCAACAATTTTGCATCAAACTTGCAACACCTAGTAAGCGAAATAAATGAATCTACTGAAGAGCTCATTGGTTACGCTGAGCAAACGAAGTTAAGAGCCGATGGCAATACGATCTCAACACATAAACAACTAAATGATATAGATGAAGTTACCTCAGCGTTGAACGAGATGACATCTAATACCTACGAAATATCGAACCACGCAACACGAACAGTAGACAAAACTAAAAATTGTAGTGATTTAGCAAATAATGGCAACATTAATATTAGAAATGCAATAAGTAACATCAATGATCTAGAAAAAGTTATATATATCACTTCTGAAACTATTTCAGAGCTTAAAAGCAAAAGCAGTTACATCAATAATATAATGGAAGTTATCGTAGAAATAGCAGATCAAACAAATTTGCTCGCATTAAACGCTGCCATAGAGGCTGCAAGAGCAGGAGAGCATGGTCGAGGGTTTGCAGTTGTTGCAGATGAAGTTAGGGCATTAGCGATAAGGACTCAAGATTCAACTAAAGAGATTGAGCAGATAGTTAAAGAACTACAGTTGAAATCTGAAGAAGCTAGTATACAAATGGACGAAACACATATCGCATTGGAAAATACCGTGAAAGAGTCAAGAAATGCAACATTGTCATTAGACGGTATAATGAATGATATTACAAAAATTCACAAAATGAATGAACGAGTGGCCATTGCTATGGAGGAGCAAAACTCTGTAGTCACTGCGTTAAGTAATAGAATGGAAATCATTAATAGTATTGCAACCTCAGTTAATAAAGATACGTCATTTGTTGGTGAGCTTAGCTTGCAAGTTGACAATGCCAGCTCGCGTATTAAGTTTGGTTTGTCAAAGTTTAACTTTTAA
- a CDS encoding methyl-accepting chemotaxis protein, whose protein sequence is MKQIGFKKLLVLSVMLLVSLSVSTSSLILYLKEKQALTESITDESQGYVAAKAAIVETMINEKVLGINKLASQFRNKQVLGSENQIIEQTKFLANAMNLNSAVLAFESGDAYWNQSADDWPAHKFKGDVTTRGWYRDGRNANDVTVTEPYFGSGGTYWLTIIEKIKGGTISVDMKLEFLNELVNGSNDIPGAIAIILNQDTTFLASSYSAINVGEKGTSVPWFKDAALEAINKESSIINYSFNGQEKILFSHRIGAGDKNWYFAIGIDKSVAFAKLEESRNSAITVVVLSTIISAFIAFLVINILYKPVLALKDTITGLSQGDGDLTQRLKVTTTDELGQISKGVNQFIENLQSMMLEIQAATTTLQTNIGMMREQSIQNSSILQGHVSETEQIVTAIEEMNATASSMATDAANTASLTNQANETSKESRKIVEQSQQTVSALISDVELSSVNVQKMNNETQSINTILGVISEIAEQTNLLALNAAIEAARAGDQGRGFAVVADEVRNLASRTKDSTEEVENALNNLLDGSQAVVSSMENTKSRCQETAEGASEVAISLDTMTNYVDDINDLSSQIATAAEEQSSVTQELSRNMTAINEIVGELENNGRQALVNAEDVSTVNNQLVNIVSRFKL, encoded by the coding sequence ATGAAACAAATTGGATTTAAGAAGCTACTTGTTTTATCAGTAATGTTACTGGTGAGTCTATCGGTAAGCACTTCAAGTTTGATTCTCTATCTAAAAGAAAAGCAAGCGCTTACAGAGTCTATTACCGATGAAAGCCAAGGTTATGTTGCAGCTAAGGCGGCGATAGTTGAAACCATGATTAATGAAAAAGTGCTAGGGATTAATAAACTAGCCAGTCAGTTTCGCAATAAACAAGTTTTAGGTAGCGAAAATCAAATCATAGAGCAAACGAAGTTCTTGGCGAATGCTATGAATCTCAACAGTGCAGTATTAGCATTTGAGTCTGGGGATGCATACTGGAATCAAAGTGCAGACGACTGGCCCGCACATAAGTTCAAAGGTGACGTTACAACAAGAGGCTGGTATCGAGACGGTAGGAACGCTAACGATGTTACCGTAACAGAACCCTACTTTGGCTCAGGGGGGACTTACTGGTTAACTATCATTGAAAAGATAAAAGGTGGAACAATATCTGTAGATATGAAACTTGAGTTTCTTAATGAATTAGTAAACGGTTCCAATGACATTCCAGGAGCAATAGCTATTATATTGAACCAAGATACTACATTTTTAGCATCTTCATATAGTGCTATAAATGTTGGAGAAAAAGGGACATCAGTCCCATGGTTTAAAGATGCAGCACTAGAAGCCATAAATAAAGAGAGCTCTATAATCAATTACTCTTTCAATGGCCAAGAGAAAATACTTTTTTCCCATCGAATAGGAGCTGGAGATAAAAACTGGTATTTCGCTATTGGGATAGACAAATCTGTTGCGTTTGCAAAGCTTGAAGAGTCAAGAAATAGTGCCATTACCGTTGTTGTTTTATCAACAATCATTAGTGCCTTTATAGCGTTTTTGGTAATAAATATTTTGTATAAACCAGTTCTGGCTCTCAAAGATACTATCACAGGTTTGTCGCAAGGAGATGGTGATTTAACACAACGCCTAAAAGTAACTACCACCGACGAACTTGGGCAGATATCTAAAGGAGTAAATCAGTTCATAGAGAACTTACAAAGTATGATGTTAGAAATTCAAGCTGCGACAACCACTTTACAGACGAATATAGGAATGATGCGCGAACAATCGATACAAAATAGTTCCATTTTGCAAGGACATGTTTCGGAGACAGAGCAGATTGTAACAGCAATCGAAGAAATGAATGCGACAGCTAGCTCTATGGCGACAGATGCAGCGAATACAGCTAGTCTAACTAATCAAGCGAATGAAACTAGTAAAGAATCGCGTAAAATAGTGGAGCAATCACAACAAACAGTATCAGCATTGATTTCAGATGTGGAATTATCGTCAGTTAATGTTCAAAAAATGAATAATGAGACACAAAGCATTAACACCATATTAGGTGTAATTAGTGAAATTGCTGAACAAACTAACTTACTTGCTTTGAATGCAGCGATCGAAGCCGCTCGAGCGGGTGATCAAGGCAGAGGTTTTGCCGTAGTAGCAGATGAAGTGCGCAACCTAGCTAGCAGAACAAAAGATAGCACTGAAGAGGTAGAAAATGCTTTGAACAACTTGCTTGATGGCTCTCAAGCTGTTGTAAGTTCAATGGAAAATACAAAATCTCGATGTCAAGAAACTGCTGAAGGTGCGAGTGAAGTTGCAATTAGCTTGGACACAATGACAAACTATGTTGATGATATAAATGATTTGAGCTCACAGATAGCCACAGCAGCAGAAGAGCAAAGTAGCGTAACTCAAGAGTTAAGTCGAAATATGACGGCCATTAATGAAATAGTGGGAGAGCTAGAGAATAATGGCCGCCAAGCTTTAGTTAATGCAGAGGATGTTTCTACTGTTAATAATCAGCTAGTCAATATAGTGTCACGATTTAAGCTTTAG
- a CDS encoding sensor domain-containing diguanylate cyclase translates to MPTFNIDSTYGVIVLKGLEPVYVDDNYAKLFGYNSATDLMLNIDSILDLIAPQYHQSAKDNFYLLTNGIQPPRGRTYKNIDRNGLPFTVFAIDHLIEWEGEPAIQVTVLDLSIVEKAHEQLEENNRKYESLFTTSGQGIAIYRNFKPVMVNQSWVDLMHAPSIDYVLNNVNMMDFIHENEHEDMQKLYVDIIKGNVLKASRVVKNICFDGKERYFNVYYNRIDWDSKAAIQAVREDITKRVQLEKELRRTSITDSLTNVFNRHKLDKVLVDERNRFNRYAHDFSVILIDLDHFKYINDTWGHLAGDHTLITVAKALQKMVREVDVVGRWGGEEFLIICPNTDSPGAGYLAEKFRAIIENLDVSESYSLTASIGVATSQVGETNNQLLKRADTALYAAKNKGRNCVVID, encoded by the coding sequence ATGCCTACATTTAATATTGACTCTACCTATGGAGTAATTGTACTTAAAGGACTCGAGCCAGTTTATGTCGATGATAATTATGCAAAACTATTTGGTTATAATTCAGCTACAGATTTAATGTTAAACATTGACTCTATTTTGGATCTCATAGCTCCTCAGTACCATCAGTCTGCTAAAGATAATTTTTACTTGTTAACAAACGGCATACAGCCTCCTCGTGGCAGAACATATAAGAATATTGATCGAAATGGCCTTCCCTTTACAGTTTTTGCAATAGATCATTTGATAGAGTGGGAAGGTGAGCCAGCGATTCAAGTAACTGTTTTGGATTTATCTATCGTTGAAAAAGCGCATGAACAATTAGAAGAAAACAATCGAAAATATGAAAGCCTGTTTACAACTTCAGGGCAAGGTATCGCTATTTATAGAAATTTTAAACCTGTAATGGTTAACCAATCATGGGTAGATTTAATGCATGCGCCATCTATAGATTACGTACTTAACAATGTAAACATGATGGATTTTATTCACGAAAATGAGCATGAAGATATGCAAAAATTATACGTAGACATAATAAAAGGTAACGTTTTGAAAGCAAGTAGGGTGGTAAAAAACATATGCTTTGATGGCAAAGAACGTTATTTCAATGTCTACTACAATAGAATAGACTGGGATTCTAAAGCTGCTATTCAAGCAGTTAGAGAAGACATAACTAAAAGAGTACAGTTAGAAAAGGAACTGAGACGCACATCAATAACCGACTCTCTAACTAACGTATTTAATCGGCACAAGTTAGATAAAGTGTTAGTAGATGAAAGAAACCGATTTAATAGGTACGCTCATGATTTTTCAGTAATTCTAATCGATCTAGACCATTTCAAATATATTAATGACACATGGGGTCACTTAGCCGGCGACCATACACTAATCACAGTTGCTAAAGCATTACAAAAAATGGTGAGAGAAGTAGATGTAGTTGGACGCTGGGGGGGCGAAGAGTTTCTTATTATTTGTCCTAACACCGACTCGCCGGGCGCAGGTTACCTAGCTGAAAAATTTAGGGCTATTATCGAAAATTTGGATGTTAGTGAAAGTTATTCATTAACAGCAAGTATTGGTGTTGCGACAAGTCAGGTTGGAGAGACAAATAATCAACTATTAAAAAGAGCAGATACAGCTTTATATGCTGCTAAAAATAAAGGTAGAAATTGTGTTGTAATTGATTAA
- a CDS encoding substrate-binding periplasmic protein, whose translation MQLRRSTLIITMLFLVTRCAWCAQPLTLATVEWPPFYGQNLPQKGYIYATTKEAFKRAGYDVTVVFLPWKRALELTRLGKYDGLLGVYHTDARELDFVFSDTILHTKEVFVFPSRQRSSYQSLQDLHGKTVGGLRGTAPLEDLKRYMPSIDVDDVADEERGLLQLYTNRIDLMLINIERFNYLMKVTPSIVGSNDELLLSKLVFSDYSLHCAIRRSKKDSKLIIDNFNKELKVIISSGKYDHLIPNHTDAREVGFK comes from the coding sequence ATGCAACTTCGTAGATCCACCTTAATAATAACTATGTTGTTTTTGGTAACACGGTGTGCTTGGTGTGCGCAGCCTTTGACACTCGCTACTGTAGAATGGCCTCCATTTTATGGTCAAAATTTACCTCAAAAGGGCTATATATACGCAACAACAAAAGAGGCTTTTAAACGAGCTGGCTATGATGTAACGGTTGTTTTTTTACCATGGAAAAGAGCGTTGGAGCTCACGCGATTAGGGAAGTATGATGGACTGCTGGGGGTTTACCATACTGACGCTAGAGAATTAGACTTTGTATTCTCAGATACTATTCTCCATACAAAAGAAGTTTTTGTTTTTCCATCAAGACAACGTAGTAGCTATCAGTCTTTACAAGACTTACACGGTAAGACAGTTGGGGGACTAAGAGGAACTGCCCCACTGGAAGACTTAAAGCGTTACATGCCAAGTATAGATGTAGATGATGTTGCAGATGAAGAGAGGGGATTATTACAGCTCTACACAAATAGAATTGATTTGATGCTAATTAATATTGAACGTTTTAATTACTTGATGAAAGTAACCCCTTCGATAGTAGGAAGTAATGATGAATTACTTCTTTCAAAGTTAGTTTTTTCTGATTATTCATTACACTGTGCTATACGGAGATCAAAAAAGGATAGCAAGCTTATCATTGATAATTTTAATAAAGAACTAAAGGTGATCATTTCATCTGGAAAGTATGATCATTTAATTCCCAATCATACAGATGCCAGAGAGGTAGGTTTTAAATGA
- a CDS encoding type II secretion system protein, with the protein MKKNWGFTLIELVIVIVILGTVSILIAPRFISLQENAKNKLLLTVKSQIESQIALTYAKLVVVGLEGRNQDRTDPATGGGYYGDEPDYNPFKSICGKDCYFIFGTPSASATTISSIMDGIGTGEDVVFSGYHQNNWEDEGVTGD; encoded by the coding sequence ATGAAAAAGAATTGGGGGTTTACGCTTATTGAACTGGTAATTGTCATTGTTATTTTAGGAACTGTATCCATTCTCATTGCACCTCGATTTATTAGCTTACAAGAAAACGCTAAAAACAAATTACTGCTCACTGTTAAAAGCCAAATCGAATCTCAAATAGCTCTTACTTATGCAAAGCTAGTAGTTGTTGGGCTAGAAGGGAGAAATCAAGATAGAACCGATCCAGCTACTGGAGGTGGTTATTACGGTGACGAACCTGATTATAACCCTTTTAAAAGTATATGTGGAAAAGATTGTTACTTTATCTTTGGTACTCCTTCAGCATCTGCAACAACAATATCTTCAATAATGGATGGTATTGGTACAGGTGAAGATGTTGTGTTCTCTGGCTATCATCAAAATAACTGGGAGGACGAGGGCGTCACTGGGGACTGA
- a CDS encoding diguanylate cyclase yields MRFLNTLLCLSLLSFCLSTSAETINIKRVHGEKEELIFSILKLALSKTDSSIKFQQSSEFYNDARLVSEVEANNVDVMWAGASPDIEKALSTIRIPVLKGLLGHRVFIIRNVDKQVFSKISNLDELRRFTAGQGEFWGDTKVLLNAKIPTITTTKYENLFLMLEGERFDYFPRALHEPWTEVKRHSNLNLTVDQNILIIYPFAMYFYVNNSNSELYNKIYNGFEMAINDGSFDELYFNHPMIKDALIRSNVKNRKIIRLENKLMSPKTPYNKKQYWLDVSKL; encoded by the coding sequence ATGAGATTTCTTAACACGCTCTTATGTTTGTCATTACTATCATTCTGCTTAAGCACTAGTGCTGAAACAATAAATATCAAACGTGTTCACGGAGAAAAAGAAGAACTAATATTTTCAATTCTAAAGCTCGCTTTGAGTAAAACGGATTCTAGCATTAAATTTCAACAAAGCAGTGAGTTCTATAATGATGCTCGCTTAGTTAGCGAAGTAGAAGCCAACAATGTTGATGTCATGTGGGCAGGTGCATCACCAGATATTGAAAAAGCGTTATCAACGATCAGAATTCCGGTATTAAAGGGACTTTTGGGTCACAGGGTGTTCATCATTCGGAATGTTGATAAGCAAGTGTTCTCTAAAATAAGCAACTTAGATGAGCTTCGAAGGTTTACGGCTGGTCAAGGTGAGTTCTGGGGAGACACTAAGGTGCTTTTAAACGCAAAAATTCCCACTATAACTACTACTAAATATGAAAATTTGTTTTTAATGCTCGAAGGTGAACGTTTTGATTACTTTCCCAGAGCATTACATGAGCCATGGACTGAAGTAAAAAGGCATTCAAATCTAAATTTGACTGTAGATCAAAATATATTAATAATCTATCCTTTTGCAATGTATTTTTATGTGAATAATAGTAACTCAGAACTATACAATAAAATATATAATGGCTTTGAAATGGCAATTAATGATGGAAGTTTTGATGAGCTTTACTTTAATCACCCAATGATTAAAGATGCACTAATTAGGTCAAATGTCAAAAATAGAAAAATTATAAGGTTAGAAAATAAATTAATGTCACCTAAGACACCTTACAATAAAAAGCAGTATTGGCTCGATGTAAGTAAACTATAA
- a CDS encoding sodium:solute symporter family transporter: MGAIDIAVAIIFMLSVIGVGMIKSKDEQTHSDHGAADYFLAGRGLSWWLIGFSLIAANISAEQFVGMSGQGAGLEGLSVASWEWIAAITLVVVAFVLLPYFLRTGITTIPEFLEIRYNHWARLAMTLSMTLILVGVSLVGVIYAGAITMTKLFAEFGYVVSLPVACWILGGMAALYVAFGGLKACAWADLLQGSALIIGGGVITYFAFDALGATEMTSLVSSNGASVSLVSDYSSIEKFSVLNESSMHMDTPAMPWPVLLLGIWIPNFYYWGLNQYITQRILGSASLGDGQKGLVLAAGLKLIIPFIIVIPGIIAFNLFSAEMEESANIDAGGSVFANYERASQTQDTNVIFTLDPKYALAHPEKAQEIEHYNSSVLSRVGLGATVNEAINPYKYDSAMGLLITKLIPKDKGILGFVIAALMGAIISSLAAVLNAASTLFTMDVYQRYIRSNATQFEYVTFGRVCIGVFVVIGCVVAPMLAEFKSIFGFIQSFQGYVSTGILAVFIYGLVNRTSGKWAGVIGIVANAIIYAYLQSAHAELHFLYSMSYCLIAVLVILSLYGMVFKAERVEFESNTTLDMTPSVGARNWGIVVCILTVALYIIFW; this comes from the coding sequence ATGGGAGCAATTGATATTGCTGTGGCGATTATTTTCATGCTGAGCGTAATTGGCGTCGGCATGATAAAAAGTAAAGATGAGCAAACACATAGTGATCATGGCGCTGCTGATTATTTTCTCGCTGGACGAGGACTTAGTTGGTGGCTAATTGGTTTTTCACTGATTGCTGCGAACATTTCAGCAGAACAGTTTGTGGGTATGTCCGGTCAAGGAGCTGGCCTTGAAGGGCTTTCTGTAGCTAGCTGGGAATGGATAGCAGCAATAACATTAGTAGTTGTGGCATTCGTACTTCTACCTTATTTCTTACGCACTGGGATAACGACTATCCCTGAGTTCTTAGAAATTCGTTACAATCACTGGGCTCGACTTGCGATGACTCTCTCAATGACACTTATTCTAGTAGGTGTTAGTTTGGTTGGCGTCATTTATGCCGGCGCAATAACCATGACTAAGTTATTTGCTGAATTTGGGTATGTTGTGTCTTTACCAGTTGCCTGTTGGATTCTAGGAGGTATGGCTGCCCTTTATGTTGCGTTTGGAGGTCTGAAAGCTTGTGCTTGGGCGGATCTTCTTCAAGGGTCAGCATTGATCATTGGCGGTGGTGTTATCACTTACTTTGCTTTTGACGCTTTGGGGGCAACAGAAATGACGTCGTTGGTTAGCTCTAATGGAGCTTCTGTCTCTTTGGTTTCAGATTACAGTTCAATTGAAAAGTTTTCAGTTCTGAATGAAAGCTCGATGCATATGGATACACCCGCTATGCCTTGGCCTGTACTGTTGTTAGGTATCTGGATTCCAAATTTTTACTACTGGGGATTAAATCAATATATAACGCAACGTATACTTGGTTCCGCTTCTTTGGGAGATGGCCAAAAAGGGCTCGTTTTAGCAGCTGGTCTTAAGCTTATAATACCATTTATCATTGTAATTCCGGGAATTATTGCATTTAATTTGTTTTCTGCTGAAATGGAAGAAAGTGCCAACATTGATGCCGGTGGAAGTGTATTCGCAAACTATGAGAGAGCATCACAAACACAAGATACTAATGTAATTTTCACACTTGACCCTAAATATGCCTTAGCACACCCAGAAAAAGCTCAAGAAATCGAACATTACAATAGCTCAGTCTTATCTCGAGTTGGTCTAGGTGCAACTGTAAATGAAGCAATAAATCCATATAAGTACGACTCTGCAATGGGTCTATTAATTACAAAACTTATACCTAAAGACAAAGGTATACTTGGTTTTGTAATTGCAGCACTCATGGGGGCAATCATCTCCTCACTTGCAGCAGTGTTAAACGCTGCGTCTACACTGTTTACAATGGATGTATATCAACGATACATTCGTTCAAATGCAACACAGTTTGAGTATGTGACCTTTGGTCGAGTATGTATCGGTGTGTTTGTTGTAATTGGTTGTGTTGTAGCACCAATGCTAGCCGAGTTTAAGAGCATATTCGGATTTATTCAGTCTTTCCAAGGGTATGTTTCAACGGGTATTCTTGCAGTATTTATATATGGTTTAGTTAATCGTACTTCAGGGAAATGGGCTGGTGTTATTGGTATAGTTGCCAACGCAATTATATACGCATACCTGCAATCAGCTCATGCAGAATTACACTTCCTTTATAGCATGTCCTACTGTCTTATCGCTGTATTAGTGATCTTAAGTTTATATGGAATGGTGTTTAAAGCAGAGCGGGTCGAATTCGAGTCAAATACGACCTTAGATATGACACCTTCTGTTGGTGCGCGTAATTGGGGTATTGTAGTTTGTATTCTCACGGTAGCACTCTACATTATATTTTGGTAA